A window of the Parvularcula bermudensis HTCC2503 genome harbors these coding sequences:
- the bamA gene encoding outer membrane protein assembly factor BamA, with translation MGVRHIAAGLMGGAASIVLVPTVSAQSSPVVPSEPVGAATVPDETGGLIRRIEVVGNQRIEASTVRSYLPIGPEQRVSQVAIDASLKTLFGTGLFADAGISFDNGVLTVAVQENPIVNRVIFEGNRTNEDKFTEEIQLAPRAIYTRAKVQADTQRILGVYRATGRFGASVTPKIVELPQNRVDVIFEIEEGPKTGVAAINFVGNEAFTDAQLRKAILTSESAWWNFLESNDNYDPDRLEYDRQLLREFYTKQGYADFSVASAVAELTPDREDFFITFTVEEGPQYTFGKVDVRTTLYKIEGDALKAVLPIREGTQFNSELIEKAEEAIAYATGINGYAFVDVAPRLTRNADTKTVDVVFEVNEGPRVYVDRINIRGNTQTLDRVIRREMRLTEGDAFNRVLVERSERRIKGLGFFSEVAIEEQPGSAPDRTVLDVAVTEQSTGSFQIGAGLSSADSFIINFQLEQRNLLGRGQYLLLDLQTSSRTRRARVSFTEPYFLGRRLRAGFSFTANRTDFEEAGFISDSIGGGLNIGFPVSEFGSMSLSYLLRQDDVTLERSTTQVVEASEGEVIEDFLVNGASTPEIVETAPNGDLTYQVEICDLLTRSLDPTCESRGKFLTSQVGYSLRFDRRDDPITPSRGWRVDLSQALAGVGGDVNYLQSTARGSLYRPLPLDFVGALKFDVGYIDGFGDDGVRVSDRFFKGGNRGFRGFDVAGVGPRYFEPGATVNGVTQAGFDRAIGAKAYAIGTVEAVLPLPLPPQYGIRAALFSDFGAVGVVDEDDKLLNNDPVNFVDFDDDGIPDPPVQDDFSMRATAGLSINWRSPFGPVQIDLAEAIQKEEYDETQVFRFSAGGAF, from the coding sequence ATGGGCGTAAGACATATTGCGGCAGGTCTCATGGGTGGGGCTGCATCGATTGTCCTGGTTCCGACAGTCAGTGCACAGTCGAGCCCGGTTGTGCCGTCCGAGCCCGTTGGCGCTGCCACCGTACCGGACGAGACCGGGGGCCTAATCCGTCGGATTGAAGTTGTCGGTAATCAGCGGATCGAAGCCAGCACAGTGCGGTCTTATCTGCCGATTGGGCCGGAGCAACGGGTTTCCCAGGTGGCGATCGATGCCTCCCTCAAGACGTTGTTCGGCACCGGGCTGTTTGCCGATGCGGGCATCAGTTTCGATAATGGCGTTCTGACCGTTGCGGTGCAGGAAAACCCGATCGTCAATCGCGTCATTTTCGAGGGCAATCGGACGAACGAGGACAAATTCACCGAGGAGATCCAACTCGCCCCTCGGGCCATCTACACCCGTGCGAAAGTTCAGGCGGATACCCAACGGATCCTCGGTGTTTATCGCGCAACGGGGCGTTTTGGGGCCTCTGTCACGCCGAAGATCGTCGAGTTGCCGCAAAACCGCGTCGACGTCATTTTCGAAATCGAAGAAGGCCCGAAAACCGGGGTCGCAGCGATCAATTTCGTCGGCAATGAGGCCTTTACGGACGCGCAGCTGCGCAAGGCGATCCTGACCTCGGAAAGCGCCTGGTGGAATTTCCTTGAATCCAACGACAATTACGATCCTGACCGGTTGGAATATGACCGCCAATTGCTGCGCGAGTTCTATACTAAGCAGGGCTATGCGGATTTTTCGGTCGCGTCCGCCGTTGCGGAACTCACCCCCGACCGGGAAGATTTCTTCATCACCTTCACGGTGGAAGAGGGGCCGCAATATACCTTCGGCAAAGTCGATGTCCGCACCACCCTCTACAAAATTGAAGGCGATGCCCTTAAGGCCGTGCTGCCAATTCGGGAGGGAACGCAGTTCAATTCCGAGCTGATCGAGAAGGCCGAAGAGGCCATTGCCTATGCGACGGGGATCAATGGCTATGCCTTTGTCGATGTGGCGCCTCGCCTGACCCGCAATGCAGACACCAAAACCGTCGATGTGGTGTTCGAGGTCAATGAAGGGCCACGGGTCTATGTCGATCGCATCAATATCCGGGGGAACACCCAGACCCTCGATCGGGTTATTCGCCGCGAAATGCGCCTGACCGAAGGGGATGCCTTCAACCGGGTGCTGGTCGAGCGCTCTGAGCGTCGGATCAAGGGGCTCGGCTTCTTCTCCGAGGTCGCGATCGAAGAGCAGCCGGGCAGTGCCCCGGACCGGACGGTCCTCGATGTGGCGGTGACGGAGCAATCAACGGGCTCCTTCCAGATCGGTGCGGGGCTGAGCTCGGCCGATAGCTTCATTATCAATTTCCAGCTTGAACAACGGAATTTGCTGGGACGCGGGCAGTATCTTCTGCTCGACCTGCAAACCTCGTCGCGGACCCGTCGGGCGCGGGTCAGCTTTACCGAGCCCTATTTCCTCGGTCGGCGATTGCGGGCGGGCTTTTCCTTCACCGCCAACCGCACGGATTTCGAGGAGGCGGGCTTTATTTCCGACTCGATCGGGGGGGGGCTCAATATCGGCTTCCCGGTGTCGGAATTTGGGAGTATGAGCCTCAGCTATCTTCTTCGTCAGGATGATGTGACCCTTGAACGCTCGACGACCCAGGTGGTCGAGGCGAGTGAAGGCGAGGTGATCGAGGATTTCCTGGTCAATGGCGCGAGCACCCCTGAGATTGTTGAGACCGCGCCGAATGGCGATCTCACCTATCAGGTGGAGATTTGCGATCTCCTGACCCGCTCCCTCGATCCGACCTGTGAGAGCCGCGGCAAGTTCCTCACCTCCCAGGTGGGATATTCTCTCCGCTTCGATCGCCGCGACGATCCGATTACGCCGTCCCGCGGTTGGCGTGTGGATCTCTCCCAGGCGCTTGCCGGCGTCGGGGGGGATGTGAATTACCTCCAATCGACGGCCCGGGGGTCGCTCTACCGGCCCCTGCCGCTGGATTTCGTCGGCGCGCTGAAATTCGATGTCGGGTATATTGACGGTTTCGGAGATGACGGCGTGCGGGTCAGCGACCGCTTCTTCAAGGGCGGCAATCGCGGGTTCCGCGGGTTTGATGTGGCGGGGGTCGGTCCGCGCTATTTTGAACCCGGCGCGACGGTCAACGGGGTGACTCAGGCCGGATTCGATCGGGCGATTGGCGCGAAAGCCTATGCGATCGGCACGGTGGAAGCCGTGCTGCCGCTGCCTTTACCGCCGCAATATGGCATTCGTGCCGCGCTATTCAGTGATTTCGGGGCGGTGGGCGTCGTCGACGAGGACGATAAGCTCCTCAACAATGACCCAGTCAATTTTGTCGACTTCGACGATGACGGAATTCCCGATCCGCCGGTCCAGGACGATTTCTCGATGCGGGCCACTGCCGGGCTCTCGATCAATTGGCGCTCGCCCTTCGGGCCCGTGCAGATTGACTTGGCCGAAGCGATCCAGAAGGAAGAGTACGACGAAACCCAGGTCTTCCGGTTCAGTGCCGGGGGCGCCTTCTAA
- a CDS encoding LpxI family protein: MAEPWKKLGIIAGGGSLPLKIAESCQQQDAPFHILALSGYADDILKSFKPSWCGIGEVGKAIRVLKDHGCDAVVLAGNVTRPNFATLRPDWRGAKLLPKILSAATQGDGAMLDVLVATFASEGFYVVGADDVATALTVPAGALGMLGPDTCDLSDMRKAAAVVAALGPFDVGQGAVVRQGFVIAIEAAEGTDLMLGRCAPLIARLQGEEGNRSERRGVLLKCPKPEQERRVDLPTIGVRTVELAAEAGLAGIAVEASGGLVLDSGAVARCADARGLFVYGYTSHDLREGA, from the coding sequence GTGGCAGAGCCGTGGAAGAAGCTCGGGATCATTGCGGGCGGCGGAAGTCTCCCTCTCAAGATCGCGGAGAGTTGCCAACAGCAAGACGCGCCTTTCCACATTCTTGCCTTGTCTGGGTATGCGGATGATATTCTCAAGTCTTTCAAGCCGAGCTGGTGCGGTATCGGTGAGGTGGGGAAGGCGATCAGAGTTCTGAAGGATCATGGCTGCGACGCCGTCGTGTTAGCGGGGAATGTGACACGGCCGAACTTTGCCACGCTCAGGCCGGATTGGCGTGGGGCGAAGCTCCTTCCAAAGATCTTATCGGCGGCGACCCAGGGGGACGGGGCGATGCTGGATGTTCTTGTCGCAACCTTCGCGTCAGAGGGGTTCTATGTGGTGGGGGCGGATGATGTCGCCACGGCCTTGACCGTTCCGGCCGGTGCCCTTGGCATGCTTGGCCCCGATACGTGCGACTTGTCGGATATGCGAAAGGCGGCGGCGGTGGTTGCCGCCTTGGGCCCCTTCGATGTGGGGCAGGGGGCCGTCGTGCGGCAAGGCTTTGTCATTGCGATTGAGGCGGCGGAGGGAACGGATCTGATGCTTGGTCGCTGTGCGCCCTTGATCGCGCGGCTCCAGGGGGAGGAAGGGAACCGGTCCGAACGTCGCGGCGTCTTGTTGAAATGTCCCAAGCCTGAACAAGAGCGTCGTGTCGATTTGCCAACGATCGGTGTCAGGACGGTGGAGCTGGCGGCGGAGGCCGGTTTGGCAGGCATTGCGGTCGAGGCATCGGGGGGCCTTGTCCTAGACAGTGGGGCCGTAGCGCGCTGTGCCGATGCCCGTGGATTGTTTGTCTACGGCTATACTAGCCATGATCTGCGAGAGGGCGCGTGA
- the lpxA gene encoding acyl-ACP--UDP-N-acetylglucosamine O-acyltransferase, with protein MTLHPTAIIEDGAEIGEGVKVGPFAHIGPEVRLGPNVHISSHAVVTGRTEIGEGTEIGPFCVIGTPPQHNAHRGEPTRLIIGKRNRVREHVTMHTGTMLDQGVTSIGDDCLLMVGAHIAHDCVVGNHVTFANNATLAGHCRIGDHTFLGGLSAMHQFCRVGPYAILGGGGILRGDLIPYGSAKGNTATLEGLNIIGMKRRGLSRETIHRLRSAFRSLFAASGTLKERVAATEEAFGDIDEVQTILAFLKEEAKRPLCQPGA; from the coding sequence ATGACCCTGCACCCCACCGCGATCATCGAAGACGGTGCTGAGATTGGCGAAGGCGTGAAGGTTGGACCTTTTGCCCATATCGGGCCAGAGGTCCGTCTAGGGCCGAACGTCCATATCTCTAGCCATGCGGTCGTCACCGGGCGGACGGAAATCGGTGAGGGGACTGAGATCGGTCCTTTTTGTGTGATCGGCACACCGCCCCAGCACAACGCCCATCGAGGTGAGCCGACACGCCTCATCATCGGTAAGCGTAATCGGGTGCGAGAGCATGTGACGATGCATACGGGCACGATGCTGGATCAGGGGGTCACGTCGATTGGCGATGATTGCCTCCTGATGGTGGGGGCCCATATCGCCCATGATTGTGTTGTCGGTAATCATGTGACCTTTGCCAATAATGCCACCCTGGCCGGTCATTGCCGGATCGGCGATCATACCTTTCTGGGCGGACTATCGGCGATGCATCAATTCTGTCGGGTGGGGCCCTATGCCATTCTGGGGGGCGGTGGGATCCTGCGAGGGGATCTTATTCCCTACGGCTCGGCCAAGGGGAACACGGCCACTCTCGAGGGTCTCAATATTATCGGGATGAAGCGCCGGGGGTTGTCAAGAGAGACCATCCATCGCCTACGGAGCGCTTTTCGTTCGCTCTTTGCCGCATCGGGAACGTTGAAGGAGCGTGTCGCCGCCACCGAAGAGGCATTCGGCGATATTGACGAGGTTCAGACCATTTTGGCCTTTTTGAAGGAAGAGGCGAAGCGTCCTCTCTGCCAACCGGGGGCTTGA
- the dxr gene encoding 1-deoxy-D-xylulose-5-phosphate reductoisomerase yields MTLKRRVTVLGATGSVGTCTLKLVADTRRTAAAEIEVEALTAHTNAEALAALAIEHQASFAAVADPGAGGRLAAALKGTGIAHGAGPEAVIEAAERDADWVMAAIVGAAGIKPLLAAAHRGADIAFANKECLVCAGEAVLAAVAEGGGRLLPVDSEHNAIFQVFDFARPETVRRIVLTASGGPFRERPRDTFDQVTAAEAVSHPNWSMGAKISVDSATMMNKGLERIEAAYLFPVPKERIEILVHPQSVIHSMVDYIDGSMLAQLGTPDMTIPIASALAWPERIPTGATPLDLAAVGRMTFEPPDEQRFPALRQARESLEAGGLMTAVLNAANEVAVAAFLKGQVRFTDIAALTDHCLQTVQPEGDPFTLEGVLEADRAARAAVKARALSL; encoded by the coding sequence ATGACACTCAAACGGCGGGTTACGGTCCTCGGCGCCACGGGCTCTGTTGGGACCTGTACGCTCAAGCTGGTCGCCGATACCCGCCGGACCGCGGCGGCGGAGATCGAGGTCGAAGCCCTCACGGCGCACACCAATGCCGAGGCCCTGGCGGCCCTTGCCATCGAACATCAGGCCTCCTTTGCGGCGGTGGCGGATCCCGGTGCCGGCGGCCGTCTGGCAGCCGCGCTCAAGGGCACCGGCATTGCCCATGGGGCCGGTCCCGAGGCGGTGATCGAAGCTGCCGAGCGTGACGCCGATTGGGTGATGGCGGCCATTGTCGGGGCGGCGGGCATCAAGCCTCTTCTAGCGGCGGCCCATCGCGGCGCCGATATCGCGTTTGCCAACAAGGAATGTCTTGTCTGTGCGGGGGAGGCTGTTCTGGCGGCGGTTGCCGAAGGGGGCGGGCGGCTCCTCCCCGTCGACAGCGAGCATAATGCGATCTTCCAGGTCTTCGACTTCGCCCGGCCGGAGACAGTGCGGCGGATCGTGCTCACCGCGTCGGGCGGACCGTTCAGAGAGCGGCCTCGGGACACCTTCGATCAGGTGACGGCGGCCGAGGCGGTGTCTCACCCCAATTGGTCGATGGGGGCGAAAATCTCGGTCGATTCGGCCACCATGATGAATAAGGGCCTTGAGCGCATCGAGGCGGCCTATCTGTTTCCGGTTCCGAAGGAGCGGATCGAGATCCTTGTCCATCCCCAATCGGTCATTCACTCGATGGTGGATTATATCGACGGCTCAATGCTGGCCCAGCTCGGGACGCCGGACATGACGATTCCGATCGCTTCGGCCTTGGCCTGGCCGGAGCGGATCCCGACCGGCGCCACCCCCCTTGACCTCGCCGCTGTGGGGAGGATGACCTTCGAGCCCCCTGACGAACAGCGCTTTCCGGCCCTGCGGCAAGCGCGGGAGAGCCTTGAGGCGGGCGGGCTGATGACGGCGGTGCTGAATGCGGCGAACGAGGTGGCCGTGGCGGCCTTCCTGAAGGGACAGGTCCGCTTTACCGATATCGCCGCCCTGACCGATCATTGCCTGCAAACCGTCCAGCCCGAAGGGGACCCCTTCACCCTCGAAGGGGTCTTGGAGGCCGACCGCGCGGCGCGGGCCGCTGTGAAGGCGCGCGCCCTCAGCCTCTGA
- the fabZ gene encoding 3-hydroxyacyl-ACP dehydratase FabZ — protein sequence MTESQDTPRTFPDLDVNGIKAILPHRYPMLMIDKIVDITLDGATGVKSVTANEPFFEGHFPQMPVMPGVLIIEAMAQTAAAYTAYVEEIDTEGKVVLFMGIEKAKFRHPVFPGEQLRIETKIASKRPPVWRYEAKAYVNGKLATEASFGAMLTEPK from the coding sequence GTGACCGAGTCTCAAGATACGCCGCGTACGTTCCCGGATCTCGATGTCAATGGCATCAAGGCGATCCTGCCGCATCGCTACCCCATGTTGATGATCGACAAAATCGTCGACATCACCCTCGACGGGGCGACCGGGGTAAAATCGGTGACGGCGAATGAGCCCTTTTTCGAGGGGCATTTCCCGCAAATGCCCGTCATGCCTGGTGTCCTGATCATCGAGGCGATGGCGCAAACCGCCGCGGCCTATACCGCATATGTCGAAGAGATCGACACGGAAGGAAAAGTCGTTCTCTTCATGGGGATCGAGAAAGCTAAATTCCGTCATCCTGTGTTTCCAGGCGAGCAATTGCGTATCGAGACCAAAATCGCCTCAAAGCGTCCCCCTGTCTGGCGGTATGAGGCCAAAGCCTATGTGAATGGGAAATTGGCGACCGAAGCGTCTTTCGGGGCCATGTTGACCGAGCCGAAATGA
- a CDS encoding OmpH family outer membrane protein — protein MKKFIALIVVLGMLPGAAFAQKVAYYDHGKVVRDSNAWQSIDKELAAKRDEIVAKLQPIVAEVQKEGQELQKATDGLKPEQIQARYGERVQEYQGKLAGLQASRNQVNQQMSVVRELAENKINVVINDSLDEIASRRRVDVVERQVPLSFYSKKYDATDEVLAAVNQKLSSLDIDSLVAEVAARAEAQAQ, from the coding sequence ATGAAAAAGTTTATCGCTCTGATTGTCGTTCTGGGCATGTTGCCGGGGGCGGCCTTTGCGCAAAAAGTGGCGTATTACGACCATGGCAAGGTCGTTCGTGACTCCAACGCCTGGCAGTCCATTGACAAGGAATTGGCTGCCAAGCGCGATGAGATCGTCGCGAAGCTCCAGCCCATCGTGGCGGAGGTGCAAAAAGAGGGGCAGGAGCTTCAAAAAGCGACGGATGGTCTGAAGCCCGAGCAGATCCAAGCCCGCTACGGTGAGCGGGTGCAGGAATATCAGGGGAAGCTGGCGGGGCTGCAGGCCAGCCGTAATCAGGTGAACCAGCAAATGTCCGTCGTGCGGGAGCTGGCTGAGAACAAGATCAACGTCGTCATCAATGATAGTCTTGACGAAATTGCTTCCCGTCGTCGGGTCGACGTGGTGGAACGTCAGGTGCCGCTGAGCTTTTATTCCAAGAAGTACGACGCGACCGACGAAGTTCTGGCCGCCGTCAACCAAAAGCTGAGCAGTCTCGATATTGACAGCCTGGTCGCCGAGGTGGCGGCCCGGGCCGAGGCTCAAGCTCAGTAA
- a CDS encoding phosphatidate cytidylyltransferase produces the protein MITRIVTAGLLVPLALGIVWWGGPAFSALIAFMLIILIFEWARIVDRAEFSRGFYTLSLTAFATVFFAAGGAYGLASLIAIFGGGIATLLERRRKAAVSWPLIGAIYLLLPAVAVLFIRHDGGLAAAVLLFVVVWATDSGAYLVGTFLGGPKFWPALSPNKTWAGVLGGLMAGSGTALLLGQVLSLPPLIAPLWLVAAGLSLATLIGDLLESALKRAYDIKDTGGAFPGHGGVLDRLDGFIFAAVILAFLLLIGQE, from the coding sequence TTGATCACCAGGATTGTGACGGCCGGCCTGCTTGTGCCCTTGGCCCTCGGGATCGTCTGGTGGGGGGGGCCTGCCTTTTCGGCACTCATCGCCTTTATGTTGATCATCTTGATCTTCGAATGGGCCCGCATCGTCGATCGGGCGGAATTTTCCCGCGGATTCTACACCCTGTCCCTTACGGCCTTCGCGACCGTCTTTTTCGCCGCGGGCGGGGCTTATGGTCTTGCGTCACTCATCGCGATCTTCGGGGGGGGGATCGCCACGCTGCTCGAGCGGCGGCGCAAGGCGGCGGTGTCCTGGCCCTTGATCGGGGCGATTTATCTTCTGCTGCCCGCCGTGGCGGTTCTGTTCATCCGCCACGATGGGGGGCTGGCGGCGGCGGTGCTGCTTTTCGTGGTGGTGTGGGCCACCGACAGCGGTGCCTATCTCGTGGGGACCTTTCTCGGCGGGCCCAAATTCTGGCCGGCGCTGTCGCCGAACAAAACCTGGGCGGGGGTCCTTGGCGGATTGATGGCGGGGTCTGGGACCGCTCTCCTCCTTGGCCAGGTGCTGAGCTTACCGCCGTTGATTGCGCCCCTTTGGCTGGTCGCCGCAGGTCTGTCCCTGGCCACATTGATCGGCGATCTGCTGGAGAGTGCGCTCAAGCGCGCCTATGACATCAAGGATACCGGCGGCGCCTTTCCTGGCCATGGCGGCGTGCTCGATCGCCTCGATGGATTTATCTTCGCGGCCGTCATACTGGCTTTCCTGTTGCTGATCGGGCAAGAATGA
- the rseP gene encoding RIP metalloprotease RseP, producing the protein MVDLALTVLVSLVAFAVLLAFIVFIHEYGHFKTARLCGVKVETFSIGFGKAMLQWTDRKGTVWKIAAIPLGGYVKFFGDANAASAGTEAKGARPATTQFGSEKDRLAALLTEEEKRVCFHFKPVWQRALIVAAGPVANFILGALIFSAILFLLGTRTVDPVVGRVAPNTVADAAGFEPGDRILSVNGRTLRSFNDLVTRVRLAADETLTFVVERDGETETITATPRRTEQTDAYGNKVRMGQLGIVAFTPPLVGALAEEGPAAAAGLAVGDEIVSVAGQEVFTFSDIYDAIEGRAGQTVPVQFRTQDGQIREVRVTLGTRVVGEGATAESYATLGIGAPLPPLRTYSPLMALVDGTRQVGTVIETTLRYLGRLILGREDPRQMGGPVKIAQYAGQAAKSGFEPTYDIPLSDRLKISLSQFISLAGLISVSIGFMNLLPIPVLDGGHLVYYGYEAIAGRPLSDRVQGIGFRVGLAIVGTFMIFVIVNDVVGLVMKVGA; encoded by the coding sequence ATGGTCGATCTTGCCCTTACGGTTCTGGTCTCGCTTGTGGCCTTCGCGGTGCTGTTGGCGTTTATCGTCTTCATCCACGAATATGGCCATTTCAAAACGGCGCGCCTGTGCGGCGTAAAGGTCGAGACGTTCTCGATCGGATTTGGCAAGGCGATGCTTCAATGGACCGACCGAAAAGGCACGGTCTGGAAAATCGCCGCCATTCCCCTCGGCGGCTATGTGAAATTCTTCGGCGACGCGAATGCCGCCTCTGCGGGGACGGAGGCGAAAGGCGCGCGGCCCGCCACCACTCAATTCGGCTCCGAGAAGGATCGGCTGGCCGCTCTTCTCACGGAGGAGGAGAAGCGCGTTTGCTTTCATTTCAAGCCGGTCTGGCAGCGGGCGTTGATCGTCGCGGCGGGGCCGGTGGCCAATTTCATTCTCGGCGCTCTTATCTTCTCGGCGATCCTTTTCCTGTTGGGAACGCGGACGGTTGATCCTGTGGTGGGGCGGGTGGCGCCGAACACCGTCGCCGATGCCGCGGGCTTTGAGCCCGGAGACCGCATTCTGTCGGTGAATGGCCGGACATTGCGCAGTTTCAACGACCTGGTGACCAGGGTCCGCCTCGCCGCTGATGAAACGCTGACCTTTGTCGTTGAGCGTGATGGGGAGACGGAGACGATTACTGCTACGCCGCGCCGGACCGAACAAACGGATGCCTATGGCAACAAGGTGCGGATGGGGCAGTTAGGCATCGTCGCCTTCACCCCGCCTTTGGTCGGGGCTTTGGCGGAGGAGGGTCCCGCCGCGGCAGCGGGCCTTGCCGTTGGGGACGAGATCGTTTCCGTGGCCGGGCAGGAGGTGTTCACCTTCTCCGATATCTATGACGCCATTGAAGGCCGCGCGGGGCAGACGGTCCCCGTGCAGTTCCGCACTCAGGACGGCCAGATACGGGAGGTCCGCGTGACCCTCGGGACGAGAGTTGTCGGCGAGGGCGCGACGGCGGAGAGCTATGCCACCCTCGGCATCGGGGCGCCGCTGCCGCCGCTTCGGACCTATAGCCCCTTAATGGCGCTGGTCGACGGCACCCGACAGGTCGGCACCGTGATCGAGACCACCTTGCGCTATCTGGGACGACTGATCCTCGGCCGCGAGGATCCCCGTCAGATGGGCGGACCGGTGAAGATCGCCCAATATGCGGGCCAGGCCGCGAAATCTGGGTTCGAGCCGACTTACGATATTCCGCTGAGCGACCGACTGAAGATCAGTCTTTCACAATTTATAAGCCTTGCGGGGCTCATCTCTGTCTCGATCGGGTTCATGAACCTGCTTCCCATCCCGGTTCTGGACGGTGGGCACCTGGTGTATTACGGGTACGAGGCGATTGCCGGTCGGCCGTTGAGTGACAGAGTACAAGGGATAGGGTTCCGCGTCGGCCTTGCGATCGTCGGCACCTTCATGATTTTTGTGATCGTCAACGACGTTGTTGGCTTGGTGATGAAAGTGGGCGCGTAA
- a CDS encoding NrsF family protein, whose translation MSNMSFIEGLAATAQPVARRRGAQDLVIIALVVLVEVIGFSYFFDPERFAAYVDAAPRQMIMKIVLFSSLFVTSLAAALHSFEATARRLDPVILAGGSAVGLMGLMSFDYAMGPGLEATLLPRQGLGCLSAITLLSLPVCFAMGLLMTRAASVQPGRTALLIGLTGGAFGATLFSLICPYTSLWYIGVWYGGAIIVSSAWCVRVLPDFNQW comes from the coding sequence ATGAGTAATATGTCGTTCATTGAGGGCCTTGCGGCGACAGCTCAGCCGGTTGCCCGCCGCCGCGGCGCGCAGGATTTGGTGATCATTGCCCTTGTGGTGCTGGTCGAGGTGATTGGCTTTTCGTACTTTTTCGATCCTGAGCGATTCGCCGCTTATGTCGACGCCGCGCCGCGGCAGATGATCATGAAGATCGTGCTGTTCAGCTCGTTGTTTGTGACCTCTCTGGCCGCGGCGCTGCACAGCTTTGAGGCGACCGCCCGCCGGCTCGATCCGGTGATTTTGGCGGGGGGCTCGGCGGTGGGGCTGATGGGGCTGATGAGCTTCGATTACGCGATGGGGCCGGGTCTCGAGGCCACCCTTTTGCCACGTCAGGGGCTTGGATGTTTGTCGGCGATTACGCTGCTGTCGCTTCCCGTCTGCTTTGCCATGGGGCTCTTAATGACCCGAGCCGCTTCGGTGCAGCCGGGTCGGACGGCCCTCCTGATCGGGCTGACGGGCGGCGCGTTCGGCGCGACTCTCTTTTCGCTCATCTGTCCTTATACGAGCCTCTGGTACATTGGGGTTTGGTATGGGGGGGCAATCATCGTCTCATCGGCCTGGTGCGTCCGGGTGCTGCCTGATTTCAATCAATGGTAG
- the lpxD gene encoding UDP-3-O-(3-hydroxymyristoyl)glucosamine N-acyltransferase has translation MTVFSDREIRPDPRFFSTSPPLDKGAVLDLLAGDIAEEGGGRAVTHVAPAGQAGTGAAIFLESWRGDHQEAPVASEIALVLVRPSDAEAVRTAFPGALILAVPGPKASFARLAHHLHRSLAEQGGWGMAEADIDPHAVVHDTAILGDGARIGAGAVIGPYALIGPGCEIGEDTQVGPHSVITHAIIGKRCRFLSGTRVGEPGFGYIAVDGRPVAVPQLGRVMIGDEVDVGANTTIDRGALDDTRIGSMTKIDNLCQIAHNCRFGKGVVVASQTGVSGSCTIGDGAMIGGQAGMADHLTIGAGAMISAKSGLMKDVPPGERWGGIPAKPARQWMKEVASLSRLAKGREK, from the coding sequence ATGACCGTGTTTTCCGATCGGGAGATCCGTCCCGACCCCCGCTTTTTCTCGACGTCACCGCCCCTTGATAAGGGGGCTGTCCTCGACTTGTTGGCCGGAGACATTGCCGAAGAAGGGGGGGGACGCGCCGTCACGCATGTCGCGCCCGCAGGACAGGCGGGGACCGGCGCGGCGATCTTTCTGGAGAGCTGGCGGGGAGACCACCAAGAAGCCCCCGTCGCGTCGGAGATAGCCCTCGTTCTGGTCAGGCCGTCCGATGCCGAAGCCGTCCGTACCGCTTTTCCCGGTGCTCTCATTCTTGCGGTGCCGGGGCCGAAGGCGTCTTTTGCCCGGCTTGCTCACCATTTGCATCGCTCCCTCGCCGAACAGGGCGGGTGGGGGATGGCGGAAGCCGATATCGATCCCCACGCGGTGGTTCACGATACGGCGATCCTCGGGGATGGTGCCCGAATTGGCGCGGGGGCGGTCATCGGTCCTTATGCGCTCATCGGTCCTGGCTGCGAGATCGGTGAGGACACCCAGGTGGGGCCCCATTCTGTGATCACCCATGCGATCATTGGGAAAAGGTGTCGTTTCCTCTCCGGCACCAGGGTAGGGGAGCCCGGCTTTGGCTATATCGCGGTCGATGGCCGCCCGGTCGCCGTTCCCCAATTGGGACGGGTGATGATCGGCGACGAAGTAGATGTCGGCGCCAACACCACCATCGATCGCGGCGCCCTGGACGACACACGCATTGGCAGCATGACAAAGATCGACAATCTTTGCCAGATTGCCCACAATTGCCGCTTCGGGAAAGGCGTGGTGGTCGCCTCCCAAACAGGGGTTTCCGGGTCATGTACGATCGGCGACGGTGCGATGATCGGCGGACAGGCGGGCATGGCCGATCACTTGACCATTGGCGCGGGGGCGATGATCAGTGCTAAGAGTGGTTTGATGAAAGACGTGCCGCCGGGGGAACGCTGGGGGGGGATTCCGGCCAAGCCGGCAAGACAATGGATGAAAGAAGTCGCGTCGCTGTCGCGGCTGGCCAAAGGGAGAGAGAAGTGA